gtacgcgacaggtcgaaatggtaatcggggagagaacgcgccagccccgcgctaatccggtgcgggtgagcacgggtgacgtgcggggtgtccccccgcctcacacgattgaaggagaaacaaacacaatttcgcattcataatattagtatgtatagtatgtgacgggtaataaaaaagaaatagacaACTTAGTGTTCGttttctttatataatactttaTTGCATATTCATAGATGTATAATGCTCGGCCGCGCGCCGCGACGACGGACCCGACGACACGGCGAGCGCAACGCACTTAAACACTAGTTAAAAAATtggcataaaataaaaatatatcttctATATTCACTTGAGGCACAATAATATTCCGTTTATGATACATGCTTAAACCTACCCTtaagtaataggctacttgacaatttttttaagttggtcttaaatggttaatatttgtcctattatatcaaaaaaattaacactatattttttgcgccctaaaaaccgtaaaactttaatttaaaaaaatatttttcttagacaggtgaaaacactgtcggccatgtttggccgatagattatctgtgctctgacgtcatgcatttgtaaacaacagtataaccacagggttatactgttgtttacaaatgcatgacgtcagagcacagataatctatcggccaaacatggccgacagtgttttcacctgtctaagaaaaatatttttttaaattaaagttttacggtttttagggcgcaaaaaaatatagtgttaatttttttgatataataggacaaatattaaccatttaagaccaacttaaaaaaattgtcaagtagcctattgtatgTTTTCGTTTACATTTgtaagtttcacttcaaaaatatgTCTTATTTACAAAACCTTTAGGCGCGGTCTCAGTGGCAGATTTGCCCTAAagcccagtaggcccgggcctagggcggccagatATTAGGGGCGGCCAATCGTGacaaaaatcacttttttttgTATCTAGTAACAAGAAAAATTGCGCCTGCTGCGCTCGCGCTCCTATTTATCATTAGattgtattttactgacaaatcaaaaggtaattttttgtgaaaatgtGCCTTAAACCTCTGCACATGTGCACATGTggtttaaattgtaataaaattcaTTCTGTCCTTTATTAataaatggggccgattcttacagtacacaatctctaaactaaactaaattaacaggtctaaatctagtgctatccttttccgcaagcaacattatgaaaggaatagcaatagatttagacgtgtcattttactttttagtttagtttagagtttgtgtacaacggagtTAGCCACACTGTCCGCTTATTACTTCGATACCTGCAAGGCATTAATTACATTTGACCTCATTTTTGGAGGTTTCTGAACTTAAATTTTATGACCATAACTCATTGCCAAAAATTGCTTTTAGGTATCGACAGTtgacaaacacaaaaaaatacaataaaagcaTGTTTTAGAAAAACGAATCACAGAGTACCTAAAcgaagttattttttatatacaaaaatCACAAACATTGAGAAGACGAATACCATATTAAAATCTAATTTTATTGCCAAAtataataagtttttaaaaatatacatgCAGACCTGGTTCGCACGAGAGCTTTTTTTAACGCGCGTTCAAAAAAGCGttctaattaattacataagcAAAATTCGATTCAACTCATGGCTGTATAAATATCTTTGTCATGTATCCAACACTGTTCAAGAAAGAAAAATcgcgatattattataatttttcactAGTTACTGCCCAGCATGCGTAGCAATGCctctttcaattttttttggaatttgttTGAACGACACACGCGCCATATTGATGGTACTATGCCAGAATCTTTCACGCTAATGCTTACAGcaattgtacaaaatttcactCAGTCGGATGAACCATACGAGCACACACACatcaattttcaaatttaagATTTAGACGCTTTTTATCGCGCGTTAAAAAAACGCCCGTGCGAAAGTAGCTAATTTGATTCGACAAACTAAATCGTAAATAGGCACAGTAAACTTACAAATGACTACGTCCAAAATAAACAGATAAAACACTAGCGCAATTTACTTACCAAATAAAGGTGCAAACACATTGCTGCGTGTTATGTTAAATAAAgtaatagaaatagtttttgcTGTCTTTAATATCGGGATAGTATAGTGTATCAGATTTCGTGTATGAACACAAAATGTTGTGGTTTGAAACTCGTTTTTATTTACAACTTGATGagtattatacttattttgacagcttcatagaacacAGTACACTTCCATCATAACGCAGTAATGTGTTTGCGCCTTAACCATTGGATTGAGTCCAATGTGTGTAAAACGTGGCAAGAGTCGAATGTCAAGTatctattacagttcatgagattacagcccgctgacaaacagacagaaagacggaagaacagcggaggcttagtattagggtcccgttggcacccttcaggcacggaaccctaagaatgaGAAAATTTTAATCACACAGAGACGTTCGCAAGATTTTTTTCCAACAGAAAAAGGAAGAACTCCCCATAAAGGTTTCTTAAAAGTCAAAGGGGTCGCTTGCCAGGTTTATACAAAGGAAAAAGGAAGGAGTCAAACCCCCTGGAGAGTCAATGCTATAGGATATGGTACATGTGGGGGTCGCGAGTGAGCGAGGGTCAGTCGGAGTCGCTGCCCGACTCCGAGAGGCAAATTAATTCTTATATTTAAGATTTAGACGCTTTTTTGTCGCGCgttaaaaaagcgtccgtgcgaAAGCGGGCGTATCTGATTCGACAAACTAAACCGTAAATAGGCACAGTAAACTTACAAATGACTACGTTCAAAATAAACAGATAAAACACTAGCGCAAACTCCCGCAGAGGTTTCTTAAAAGTCAAAGGGGTCGCTTGCCAGGTTTGTACAAAGGAAGAAGGAAGGGGTCAAACCCCCTGGAGAGTTAATGCTATAGGATATGGTATCCGTGGGGGGCGCGTGTGGGCGCGGGTCACTCGGAGTCGCTGCCCGACTCCGAGAGGCAGATTAATAgttatatttaagatttagACGCTTTTTGTCGCGCgttaaaaaagcgtccgtgcgaAAGCGGGCATATCTGATTCGACAAACTAAACCGTAAATAGGCACAGTAAACTTACAAATGACTACGTTCCAAATAAACAGATAAAACACTAGCGCAAACTCCCGTAGAGGTTTCTTAAAAGTCAAAGGGGTCAAAAAGACGCTTGCCAGGTTTGTACAAAGGAAGAAGAGAGTTAATGCTATAGGATATGGTATCTGTGGCGGGCGCGCGTGGGCGCGGGTCAGTCGGAGTCGCTGCCCGACTCCGAGAGGCAGAGGTCGTCGTTGAGCACGTCAGTTGGGAGGGCGGTATTACTTGCGGTACCtggaattttggaaaaaaatattagttgcTATATGCAATcagtggccccgattctctagtctctctctaaactaaatttagagtatctgcatccttttctttttactaatgctaaaaaaggaacggaacatgactttcacatttaaagactctaaattttagtgcacaatacaaatttaaacagtaggttcgcgagtgcgtgctaaaatcacgagttttaccatctaaaaattaaatttagaaatgtcaaactgcttctgtccttttcagattacaatagtaagaattgagggtgcgaatactctaaaattaggttgtgcttagaatcggtgccaatgtggctaattcctttgtacacaatctctaaactaaactaaaatatcacgtctaaatctattgctatccctttcataatgttgcttgcggaaaaggaaagcactagatttagacctgttaatttagtttagtttagagattgtgtactagagaatcggccccaatatcagCGTAATcagtagaaatagaaagatattttattcaaaaaaaatggCAGTCAGTGGGAATTGCCGACATAAGtgaaaacgtaaaaaaattaaataagggcaactacgcacttatccgatccgagcCCGTGAAAgaacgttccgaagtagtcacaGAACTATTTGTATAGTAGCTtatgatgacataatattatgacgtagacatttttTATAActgattcggatcggatgagtctCTGACAGTGGTTTTTGtggattttaaaattaattgtagtatgataaattataggtatattatgctaTCGAACGCGCATATCATATGCGTACAACTCCATACTTATAGCTAcagatatatgtacctacttgaaccgaacgacgcgaccttgaagtttttacccatcccatAATCGCCCAaagcgcctaaagaagttttcatcGAAATTAAAATCGctggtattgaattttttactttaaatccaGCACCCTTAGGTCCATTTCCctctgacgttattgtgttttgacGTTCGAATTCTACCAACTGTCGCCGAGTACACGTACCGTTAGTGAGCGGTTGCTGCGCGCTAGAGTCGTTATCGTCGCTATCGCTGTCGCTGCCGCTACCGCTATCGCTATCGCTGGAGGAGCTGGACGAGCTGTCGTCCTGTCGCGGGGCTTGCGGCTGCTGAATACAAAATATATGAACATTTGAACCCAAATGCAATACGCAACAATATTTTAGTAGTTTTTGGTagaaaattttctaaaaatgtTAAAGACATGCAAAATCTTTAGATTTCTAAACCTAGGTATTTaagttgatatgtcagtcagtcagtttatacttttatatttatacagaTCTTGAGAGCTAGCTTACCGTATTCGCCGGCGGCGGTGGTATCGACGCTGGCGGTGGCAAATGACGCGCCGGAGCTGGCACGTGCGGAGCATGGGCGGGCACGTGGCTGTTGTGGGCGTTATGTGCAGGTGCATGTGCATTGTGAGCAGGCACGTGGGAGTTATGAGCGGGAGCATGGGAGTTATGGACAGGCGCGTGAGCGTTATGGGCATTATGAGTAGGAGCATGGGCGTTGTGGGCAGGCACGTGGGAGTTGTGGGCAGGCATATGGGAGTTGTGGGTAGGCCCGTGGGAGTTGTGAGGTGGCCCGTGAGCGTTGTGGGCGGGTACATGGGCATTGTGGGCGGGAGCGGGCGGAGGCGAGGTGCCAGCGAGCGCGTCGTCCAACCCTATCATAGGGAGCGATGCGTGCGTACTGTTGCCGCCACCCGACCATCTGTCAAATAAATATGAGGTGAAgaaaaagaaacattttttatacaataattttttgcaagtgcttttgaatcattaaccgaatctaccactggttcggaatgcccttatattatgttctcaaaggtgtgtgaagtctgtcaatctgtacCAGCGCAGCAGTCTATAGCCAAGCcgttcattctgagaggaaaccagTGCGCAGTAGTGAGTCAaggatgggttgataatgatgatgatataaatataatggaacgtaaaatatacattttctcTAGAGTCCTTAGACATTTGCGATCAACAATCatactttcaaaacaaatattaacaattcccatttttgaaaaattaaatataacaaattattatcatgtaacgctccctagtgctagtgcttctatacataatgtatatatatttatggAAGCACTATACCAAATCGATTAAGgacggaatgataagcaacattaaaccttagtggttttttgttgtgttaaaagtaggttgtaaaatgttcaatatttgatagtaataaaaaaaaaacaaatacccTATGATGCGAAAGGGCcgttttttgtatttatatagAAAGTGCAGGGTACCTCACGGGCATGTGGGCGGCGAGTCTGACCGCTTGCGGGGAGCGCATCATGTTATTTTGCTTGCTTCTGTGCGCTGCTGTTGAAGCGCGCCTGCCCGCTCGACTGTGCGTGCCGGCGCCTGCCCACCACTGCTATGATACTCAACATGGCGGCCACAAACAGCCGGTTCTGTTGGCGGCCATTTCAGAACAACAGTTATCTATCACAGTATTATATCAGTATATACATACTAGTTAGTGTAGTGACTTAGTTcgccgtggactacacaattttcaagcctcggttttacccccttaggggttgatttttcaaaaatcctttcttagcggatgcctacgtcataatagctatctgcatgccaaatttcagtcagtcagtcaccttttcctttaatatttagattatatataaaaggaaaagctgacagactgatttttcaacgcacagctcaaactactggtcagatcaggctgaaatttggcatgcagatagctattatgacatagacatctgctgagaaaggatttttgaaaattcaacctctaagggggtaaaattggggtttgaaacttttgtagaccacgcggacgaagtcgcgagcataagccagttaaggact
The nucleotide sequence above comes from Maniola hyperantus chromosome 8, iAphHyp1.2, whole genome shotgun sequence. Encoded proteins:
- the Eaf gene encoding LOW QUALITY PROTEIN: ell-associated factor Eaf (The sequence of the model RefSeq protein was modified relative to this genomic sequence to represent the inferred CDS: inserted 2 bases in 1 codon; deleted 1 base in 1 codon), coding for MADKHSLNYDVRELKLGASFTNNKASQYHTIKYDFKPASVDVNKMATVDVGTNNQVTVTVPHLDGAGVPQTVFKGSQRPYTKECVLIIDRVTGEITLEKLSSNIQVKKTRQETSQKPRPLTPVTSDFMNTTQRSTSRTRVTTNKRTNNQGTRRHAQSSGQARFNSSAQKKQNNMMRSPQAVRXSPPTCPWSGGGNSTHASLPMIGLDDALAGTSPPPAPAHNAHVPAHNAHGPPHNSHGPTHNSHMPAHNSHVPAHNAHAPTHNAHNAHAPVHNSHAPAHNSHVPAHNAHAPAHNAHNSHVPAHAPHVPAPARHLPPPASIPPPPANTQPQAPRQDDSSSSSSSDSDSGSGSDSDSDDNDSSAQQPLTNGTASNTALPTDVLNDDLCLSESGSDSD